One Solirubrobacter pauli DNA segment encodes these proteins:
- a CDS encoding VOC family protein: protein MSNPVISRVDFVPIPTQDGERATAFYAETLGLEQSAHTVDKPFSEFDLGGTTLSVWDPTTAGLEFNANTNAVALHTDDVKGMRELLEGRGVTFFGDTVDTGVCHMAFFADVDGNPLMLHGRYAPRES, encoded by the coding sequence ATGAGCAACCCTGTGATCAGCCGCGTCGACTTCGTCCCGATCCCCACGCAGGACGGGGAGCGCGCCACGGCGTTCTACGCCGAGACGCTCGGGCTCGAGCAGTCGGCGCACACGGTCGACAAGCCGTTCTCGGAGTTCGACCTCGGTGGGACGACGCTCAGCGTGTGGGACCCGACGACGGCGGGGCTCGAGTTCAACGCCAACACGAACGCGGTCGCGCTCCACACGGACGACGTGAAGGGGATGCGCGAGCTGCTCGAAGGCCGCGGCGTGACGTTCTTCGGGGACACCGTCGACACCGGCGTGTGCCACATGGCGTTCTTCGCCGACGTCGACGGCAACCCGCTGATGCTGCACGGCCGCTACGCGCCGCGCGAGAGCTAG
- a CDS encoding aminotransferase class I/II-fold pyridoxal phosphate-dependent enzyme: protein MKLSHRAQSAEPFHALAFGQQAADLEAEGHRVIKLSIGEPDFGAPPAVRDAMREVMDGRPLPYTSSLGLPALRAAIAGFYRDRHGVDVDPARILVASGASTALLLVTAATTDPGDEVILADPSYPCNREMVAGFGGRVVAVPATAETRFQLARESVERAWSDHTSAVMVASPSNPTGTSIPFDELTAICELARARGAWRIVDEIYLDLSDHGPDGEPPRSVLTVDPDAIVINSFSKYFGMTGWRLGWAVLPEALVPAIEKLAMHWFICASAPAQHAALAAFTPESLAVAEERRTELAARRALVLAELERIGIPVPAVPDGAFYVYFDVAGTGLGAWEFCERALAETHVAFTPGTDFGTHTAATHVRLSYAASREELREGLARLGDFVARLTSRTP, encoded by the coding sequence TTGAAGCTCTCGCACCGCGCGCAGAGCGCCGAGCCGTTCCACGCGCTGGCGTTCGGGCAGCAGGCTGCCGACCTGGAGGCCGAGGGGCACCGGGTCATCAAGCTCAGCATCGGCGAGCCGGACTTCGGTGCACCGCCCGCGGTGCGCGACGCGATGCGTGAGGTGATGGACGGGCGGCCGCTGCCGTACACGTCCTCGCTCGGCCTGCCGGCGCTGCGCGCCGCGATCGCGGGCTTCTACCGCGACCGGCACGGCGTGGACGTCGACCCCGCGCGGATCCTCGTCGCCTCGGGGGCGTCGACCGCGTTGCTGCTCGTGACGGCCGCGACGACCGACCCCGGCGACGAGGTCATCCTGGCCGACCCGTCGTACCCGTGCAACCGCGAGATGGTGGCGGGCTTCGGTGGACGGGTGGTGGCCGTCCCGGCGACCGCGGAGACGCGCTTCCAGCTCGCCCGCGAGTCGGTCGAGCGCGCGTGGAGCGACCACACGAGCGCCGTGATGGTCGCGTCGCCGTCGAACCCCACGGGCACGTCGATCCCGTTCGACGAGCTGACCGCGATCTGCGAGCTCGCGCGGGCGCGCGGCGCCTGGCGGATCGTCGACGAGATCTACCTCGACCTGTCCGACCACGGGCCCGACGGGGAGCCGCCGCGCAGCGTCCTGACGGTCGACCCGGACGCGATCGTGATCAACAGCTTCTCCAAGTACTTCGGCATGACCGGCTGGCGGCTCGGCTGGGCCGTGCTCCCCGAGGCGCTCGTCCCCGCGATCGAGAAGCTGGCGATGCACTGGTTCATCTGCGCGTCCGCGCCCGCCCAGCACGCGGCGCTCGCCGCGTTCACGCCCGAGTCGCTCGCCGTCGCCGAGGAGCGCCGCACCGAGCTCGCCGCCCGCCGCGCGCTGGTCCTCGCCGAGCTCGAGCGCATCGGCATCCCCGTGCCCGCCGTCCCGGACGGCGCGTTCTACGTCTACTTCGACGTCGCCGGCACGGGCCTCGGCGCGTGGGAGTTCTGCGAGCGCGCGCTGGCCGAGACGCACGTCGCCTTCACGCCGGGCACCGACTTCGGCACGCACACGGCCGCCACCCACGTCCGGCTGTCCTACGCCGCCTCCCGCGAGGAGCTGCGCGAAGGCCTCGCGCGGCTGGGCGACTTCGTCGCGCGGCTGACGTCCCGCACCCCCTGA
- a CDS encoding enoyl-CoA hydratase/isomerase family protein: MDYEVRGPAAWLTFNRPEAHNAMTFAMYDALVKACERVDADDDVRVLVLRGAGGRAFVAGTDIRQFTAFETPEDGVEYERRIDAVLDRLEAVKKPTVALVDGFAMGSGFAIAACCDLRVITPSATFGMPIARTVGNCLSMGNYARLASALGVPRLKDVIFRARPIEAEEALAIGFVSAVVEDDPERYVSDLCETLADHSPTTLWVTKEALRRGRVVPEGDDLIREAYGSEGFRRNVQRFLNR, translated from the coding sequence GTGGACTACGAAGTGCGCGGCCCGGCCGCGTGGCTGACGTTCAACCGTCCCGAGGCGCACAACGCGATGACGTTCGCGATGTACGACGCGCTCGTGAAGGCGTGCGAGCGCGTCGACGCCGACGACGACGTGCGCGTGCTGGTGCTGCGTGGCGCGGGCGGGCGCGCGTTCGTCGCGGGCACGGACATCCGTCAGTTCACGGCGTTCGAGACGCCCGAGGACGGCGTCGAGTACGAGCGCCGGATCGACGCCGTGCTGGACCGGCTGGAGGCCGTGAAGAAGCCGACGGTCGCGCTGGTCGACGGCTTCGCGATGGGCTCCGGCTTCGCGATCGCCGCGTGCTGCGACCTGCGCGTGATCACGCCGTCGGCGACGTTCGGGATGCCGATCGCCCGTACCGTCGGCAACTGCCTCTCGATGGGCAACTACGCGCGGCTCGCGTCCGCCCTGGGCGTGCCGCGGCTCAAGGACGTGATCTTCCGCGCCCGGCCGATCGAGGCGGAGGAGGCGCTGGCGATCGGCTTCGTCAGCGCCGTGGTCGAGGACGACCCCGAGCGCTACGTCAGCGACCTGTGTGAGACGCTCGCCGACCACTCGCCGACGACGCTGTGGGTGACGAAGGAGGCGCTCCGCCGCGGACGCGTGGTGCCGGAGGGCGACGACCTGATCCGGGAGGCCTACGGCTCGGAGGGCTTCCGCAGGAACGTCCAGCGATTTCTGAATCGCTGA
- a CDS encoding CaiB/BaiF CoA transferase family protein, with protein sequence MSALEGVRVIELTQIMAGPFCGQVLADMGADVIKVEPPETGDQTRRSMGEPAFRAVNRNKRSITLNLKDAADRGTLHRLVETADVLLENYRPGVAAKLGADYETLHAVNPRLIYASISGFGQTGPYAQRPGFDLIAQGMSGIMSVTGEPGGDPVKAGVPVSDLGAGLFCAIGVLSALHARERTGEGQRIDTSLWEGAMALTVWETAELWSTGNVPQPLGSAHRLSAPYQALRTRDGHVTVGGNTQRLWTRLCEAIGRPELVEDPRFATNPDRMRNRPELVVELEAALAARTTDEWVEALLAAGVPAGPLHNVQQVVDDPHTQAREMVVEMEHPEAGTVYGLGIPVKLSATPGSVRRPAPTLGQHTDEILAELGE encoded by the coding sequence ATGAGCGCCCTCGAGGGCGTGCGCGTGATCGAGCTGACGCAGATCATGGCCGGGCCGTTCTGCGGGCAGGTGCTGGCGGACATGGGCGCGGACGTGATCAAGGTCGAGCCGCCCGAGACCGGCGACCAGACGCGGCGCTCGATGGGCGAGCCGGCGTTCCGAGCGGTCAACCGCAACAAGCGCTCGATCACGCTGAACCTGAAGGACGCCGCCGATCGGGGCACCTTGCACCGGCTGGTCGAGACCGCGGACGTGCTGCTGGAGAACTACCGGCCGGGCGTGGCCGCGAAGCTCGGTGCCGACTACGAGACGCTGCACGCGGTCAACCCGCGCCTGATCTACGCGTCGATCTCCGGCTTCGGGCAGACCGGGCCGTACGCGCAGCGCCCCGGCTTCGACCTGATCGCGCAGGGGATGAGCGGGATCATGAGCGTCACCGGCGAGCCCGGCGGGGACCCGGTGAAGGCCGGCGTGCCCGTGAGCGACCTGGGCGCAGGGCTGTTCTGCGCGATCGGCGTGCTCAGCGCGTTGCACGCCCGCGAGCGCACGGGGGAGGGGCAGCGGATCGACACGTCCCTGTGGGAGGGCGCGATGGCGCTGACCGTGTGGGAGACGGCCGAGCTGTGGTCGACGGGCAACGTCCCGCAGCCCCTCGGCTCCGCGCACCGGCTCAGCGCGCCCTACCAGGCACTGCGCACGCGCGACGGCCACGTGACCGTCGGCGGCAACACGCAACGGCTGTGGACGCGGCTGTGCGAGGCGATCGGCCGGCCCGAGCTCGTGGAGGACCCGCGCTTCGCGACGAACCCGGACCGGATGCGCAACCGCCCCGAGCTGGTCGTGGAGCTGGAGGCGGCGCTGGCTGCGCGCACCACCGACGAATGGGTGGAAGCGCTGCTCGCGGCGGGCGTGCCCGCGGGCCCGTTGCATAACGTGCAGCAGGTGGTGGACGACCCGCACACGCAGGCACGCGAGATGGTGGTGGAGATGGAGCATCCCGAGGCGGGCACGGTCTACGGGCTCGGCATCCCGGTCAAGCTCAGCGCGACGCCCGGCTCGGTGCGCCGGCCGGCGCCGACGCTCGGCCAGCACACGGACGAGATCCTGGCGGAGCTGGGCGAGTGA
- a CDS encoding aminotransferase class V-fold PLP-dependent enzyme — protein MVHRPGRHFLQIPGPTNVPDRVLRAIDAPTIDHRGPDFAKLGHEVLEGMRWVFGTESPVVIYPASGTGAWEAAIVNTLSPGDKVIASETGHFATLWREMAERLGLDVVWLEGDWRHGASPERIADALDDDVRAVMVVHNETSTGVTSRIADVRAALGDHPALLLVDTISSLGSIDYRHDEWGVDVTVGGSQKGLMLPAGLSFNAVSQKALDASRDAKLPRSYWDWKPIIAANEAGFWPYTSATNLLYGLREALTMLREEGLEHVFARHARHASATRAAVHGWGLEVLAVDERELSGALTAVLLDGSDEVRRVILERYDMSLGAGLGKLKDKVFRIGHLGDFNDLMLAGTLAGVQMGLQVAGHDVGDGLTPALEVLKG, from the coding sequence CTGGTGCATCGGCCCGGTCGTCATTTCCTGCAGATCCCTGGTCCCACGAATGTGCCGGACCGGGTGCTGCGGGCGATCGACGCGCCGACCATCGATCATCGCGGACCGGACTTCGCGAAGCTCGGCCACGAGGTGCTGGAGGGTATGCGCTGGGTGTTCGGCACCGAGAGCCCGGTGGTGATCTACCCGGCCTCCGGAACCGGCGCGTGGGAGGCGGCGATCGTCAACACGCTCTCGCCCGGCGACAAGGTGATCGCCAGCGAGACCGGTCACTTCGCGACGCTCTGGCGCGAGATGGCCGAGCGGCTCGGGCTGGACGTGGTGTGGCTGGAAGGCGACTGGCGCCACGGCGCCTCGCCGGAGCGGATCGCGGACGCCCTCGACGATGACGTGCGCGCCGTGATGGTCGTGCACAACGAGACCTCGACCGGCGTGACGTCGCGGATCGCGGACGTGCGCGCGGCGCTCGGCGACCATCCCGCGCTGCTGCTCGTCGACACGATCTCCTCGCTCGGCAGCATCGACTACCGGCACGACGAGTGGGGCGTGGACGTCACCGTCGGCGGCTCGCAGAAGGGCCTGATGCTGCCGGCAGGCCTGAGCTTCAACGCCGTGTCGCAGAAGGCGCTGGACGCCTCGCGCGACGCGAAGCTCCCGCGCTCGTACTGGGACTGGAAGCCGATCATCGCCGCCAACGAGGCGGGCTTCTGGCCGTACACGTCGGCGACCAACCTGCTCTACGGGTTGCGCGAGGCGCTCACGATGCTGCGCGAGGAGGGCCTGGAGCACGTGTTCGCGCGACACGCGCGGCACGCGTCGGCCACCCGCGCCGCCGTCCACGGCTGGGGCCTCGAGGTGCTCGCGGTGGACGAGCGCGAGCTCAGCGGCGCGTTGACCGCCGTCCTGCTCGACGGCTCCGACGAGGTGCGGCGCGTGATCCTCGAGCGCTACGACATGTCACTCGGCGCCGGGCTCGGCAAGCTCAAGGACAAGGTCTTCCGGATCGGCCACCTCGGCGACTTCAACGACCTGATGCTCGCCGGCACGCTGGCCGGCGTCCAGATGGGCCTGCAGGTCGCGGGCCACGACGTCGGCGACGGGCTCACCCCGGCGCTCGAGGTGCTCAAGGGATGA
- a CDS encoding FAD-binding and (Fe-S)-binding domain-containing protein, producing MGELVAALAAELAGEVRDDAYTRHLYSADASAYAIEPAAVVFPRSADDVSVAVRLAAERGVPIVARGAGTSLAGQAAGGHGLVIDFSRHMNVIDEIDPVARRVRVQPGVVQEDLNRAAKRFGLGFGPDTSTSNRATLGGMIGNNSSGSESIVHGTTVDHVEELEVVLADGSQHTFRRGLPHAFDEPVKAILREHARAIAEDYPKHWRQSGGYRLDRMDPFDLSKLVVGSEGTLAIVTAATVRLVELPKAKMFSVGHFDSVADAIAATQDALDLQPWSVEMIDRKILNLSRSKLEYRKLSDRLEGDPGALLFVAFAGDSDDEVRGKLDALATVWAEHGHGYHVLRAETTAEQNELTKVRKAGLGLLMASSDGKRRPAAFVEDTAVAPERLGPYVERFAAILDKHELEAGFYGHASVGCLHIRPFVDLSEDVETFRTVAEEIRDLVAEFDGVNSSEHGDGRVRSEFNEHIFGSDLYGAMRKVKTLFDPHNRLNPGVMVDAAPMTADLRDAKLPRPNPLVTHLDFGPGGMHGAADRCQRIGACRKTGQGVMCPSYMATREEEHATRGRANALVKALGEPDPARALGDERLHDILDLCLECKACKSECPLSVDMASMKAEFLSHYNAIHGTPLRSRIFASIRTLNRLGSAFAPLSNALPAPTGLVGITTKRPRPRFVRENLIRWNKTRARTTGRPVVFLADSFTTFTEPGIGRASIELLTAAGYDVQLEQAGCCGRASISKGLLDDARAKAEKLTERLQRTDGPITGCEPSCLMTLREEHVQLLGDQGIADRTRLVEELLLDADLPLRNDTPQRILFHGHCHQKALAGTASTVALLRKIPNTEVVELDAGCCGMAGSFGFEEEHYELSMRIGGMRLFPAVRREPAETLVAATGVSCRQQIEHGTGRTARHPVQIVRDALEV from the coding sequence ATGGGGGAGTTGGTGGCGGCGCTTGCCGCCGAGCTTGCGGGCGAGGTTCGAGACGACGCCTACACGCGGCACCTGTATTCAGCGGACGCGAGCGCGTACGCCATCGAGCCGGCGGCGGTCGTGTTCCCGCGCAGCGCGGACGACGTCAGCGTCGCCGTGCGCCTGGCCGCCGAGCGCGGCGTGCCGATCGTGGCGCGCGGCGCGGGGACGAGCCTGGCCGGGCAGGCCGCCGGCGGGCACGGCCTGGTGATCGACTTCAGCCGCCACATGAACGTGATCGACGAGATCGACCCGGTCGCGCGGCGCGTGCGCGTGCAGCCGGGCGTGGTGCAGGAGGACCTCAACCGCGCGGCCAAGCGGTTCGGGCTCGGCTTCGGGCCGGACACGTCCACGTCGAACCGGGCGACGCTCGGCGGCATGATCGGCAACAACTCCAGCGGGTCGGAGTCGATCGTGCACGGCACGACGGTCGACCACGTGGAGGAGCTGGAGGTCGTGCTCGCCGACGGCTCGCAGCACACCTTCCGCCGCGGTCTCCCCCACGCCTTCGACGAGCCCGTGAAGGCCATCCTGCGCGAGCACGCGCGGGCGATCGCCGAGGACTACCCGAAGCACTGGCGCCAGTCGGGCGGCTACCGGCTGGACCGCATGGACCCGTTCGACCTGTCCAAGCTCGTCGTCGGCTCCGAGGGCACGCTCGCGATCGTCACCGCCGCGACGGTGCGGCTCGTGGAGCTGCCGAAGGCGAAGATGTTCTCCGTCGGGCACTTCGACTCGGTCGCCGACGCGATCGCGGCGACGCAGGACGCGCTGGACCTGCAGCCGTGGTCGGTGGAGATGATCGACCGCAAGATCCTCAACCTCTCGCGGTCCAAGCTCGAGTACCGCAAGCTCTCCGACCGGCTGGAGGGTGACCCGGGCGCGCTGCTGTTCGTCGCGTTCGCCGGCGACAGCGACGACGAGGTTCGCGGCAAGCTCGACGCGCTGGCCACCGTGTGGGCCGAGCACGGGCACGGCTACCACGTGCTGCGCGCGGAGACGACGGCCGAGCAGAACGAGCTGACCAAGGTCCGCAAGGCCGGGCTGGGGCTGCTGATGGCGTCGTCCGACGGCAAGCGACGGCCGGCCGCGTTCGTCGAGGACACGGCGGTCGCGCCCGAGCGGCTCGGCCCGTACGTCGAGCGCTTCGCGGCGATCCTGGACAAGCACGAGCTGGAAGCCGGCTTCTACGGCCACGCGTCGGTGGGCTGCCTGCACATCCGGCCGTTCGTCGACCTGTCCGAGGACGTCGAGACGTTCCGCACGGTCGCCGAGGAGATCCGCGACCTCGTCGCCGAGTTCGACGGCGTGAACTCCAGCGAGCACGGCGACGGCCGCGTGCGCAGCGAGTTCAACGAGCACATCTTCGGCTCGGACCTCTACGGCGCGATGCGCAAGGTCAAGACGCTGTTCGACCCGCACAACCGGCTCAACCCGGGCGTGATGGTCGACGCGGCGCCGATGACGGCGGACCTGCGCGATGCGAAGCTGCCACGCCCCAACCCGCTCGTCACGCACCTGGACTTCGGCCCGGGCGGCATGCACGGCGCCGCGGACCGCTGTCAGCGGATCGGCGCCTGCCGCAAGACCGGGCAGGGCGTGATGTGCCCGAGCTACATGGCCACGCGGGAGGAGGAGCACGCCACGCGCGGCCGCGCCAACGCGCTCGTGAAGGCGCTGGGCGAGCCGGATCCCGCGCGCGCCCTCGGGGACGAGCGGTTGCACGACATCCTCGACCTCTGCCTCGAGTGCAAGGCGTGCAAGAGCGAGTGCCCGCTGTCGGTGGACATGGCGAGCATGAAGGCCGAGTTCCTCAGCCACTACAACGCGATCCACGGCACGCCGCTGCGGTCGCGCATCTTCGCCTCGATCCGCACGCTCAACCGGCTCGGCAGCGCGTTCGCGCCGCTGTCGAACGCGTTGCCCGCGCCGACCGGCCTCGTCGGCATCACCACCAAGCGGCCGCGTCCGCGGTTCGTCCGCGAGAACCTGATCCGCTGGAACAAGACGCGCGCCCGCACGACCGGGCGCCCCGTCGTGTTCCTCGCCGACTCGTTCACGACCTTCACCGAGCCGGGCATCGGCCGCGCGTCGATCGAGCTGCTGACGGCCGCGGGCTACGACGTCCAGCTCGAGCAGGCCGGGTGCTGCGGCCGCGCGTCGATCTCCAAGGGGCTGCTCGACGATGCGCGCGCCAAGGCCGAGAAGCTGACGGAGCGGCTGCAGCGGACCGACGGCCCGATCACGGGCTGCGAGCCGTCCTGCCTGATGACGCTGCGCGAGGAGCACGTGCAGCTGCTCGGCGACCAGGGCATCGCGGACCGCACGCGGCTCGTCGAGGAGCTGCTGCTCGACGCCGACCTGCCGCTGCGCAACGACACGCCGCAGCGGATCCTCTTCCACGGCCACTGCCACCAGAAGGCGCTGGCCGGCACCGCGTCCACGGTCGCGCTGCTGCGGAAGATCCCGAACACCGAGGTCGTCGAGCTCGACGCCGGCTGCTGCGGCATGGCCGGGTCGTTCGGGTTCGAGGAAGAGCACTACGAGCTGTCCATGCGCATCGGCGGGATGCGCCTGTTCCCCGCGGTCAGGAGAGAGCCCGCGGAGACGCTCGTCGCGGCGACCGGCGTGTCCTGTCGCCAGCAGATCGAGCACGGCACGGGGCGAACGGCGCGCCACCCCGTGCAGATCGTCAGAGACGCGCTGGAGGTCTAA
- a CDS encoding SLC13 family permease, whose amino-acid sequence MSQEVVSILVLIAIFAIGTLRPINMGLLGIVAAFVVGTAIGTDEDTIFAGFPGDLFIILVGVTYLFAIANNNGTVDWLVHAAVRAVGGRVAMIPWVMFLVTSILTMVGSVVPAAVAIIAPIALGFAVKYRINPVLMGLMVVNGATAGGFSPISIFGSITNGVVERNNLEGNPTLLWISSFVFNLVLSVIVFFMFGGRELIQRRVDTDAAATDRFKRETTPAGQPVIGGGAVDMAVENPGLNRDRVLTLAGILTLVGLAVSGVEWDIGFIAVTVAVVLSLAMPHATKDAANKVAWATVLLICGIVMYVSLLEEMGTIDWLGEKVADVGTPLLAALLICFIGGAVSAFASTTGILGALIPLAVPFLAQGEIGAVGVIIALCIASSVVDSSPFSTSGALVVANTPEDRRDRVYKRLLQWGMSMIIIAPITAWAIFVLPGWL is encoded by the coding sequence ATGTCCCAGGAAGTCGTATCGATACTCGTGCTGATCGCGATCTTCGCGATCGGCACGCTGCGCCCGATCAACATGGGCCTGCTCGGCATCGTCGCCGCGTTCGTCGTCGGCACGGCGATCGGGACCGACGAGGACACGATCTTCGCCGGGTTCCCCGGCGACCTGTTCATCATCCTCGTCGGCGTCACCTACCTGTTCGCCATCGCCAACAACAACGGCACGGTGGACTGGCTGGTGCACGCGGCGGTCCGGGCGGTCGGCGGGCGCGTGGCGATGATCCCCTGGGTCATGTTCCTGGTGACGTCGATCCTGACCATGGTCGGGTCGGTCGTCCCCGCCGCGGTCGCGATCATCGCGCCGATCGCGCTGGGGTTCGCGGTCAAGTACCGGATCAACCCGGTGCTGATGGGGCTGATGGTCGTCAACGGGGCGACCGCCGGCGGCTTCTCCCCCATCTCGATCTTCGGGTCGATCACCAACGGCGTCGTCGAGCGCAACAACCTCGAAGGCAACCCGACGCTGCTGTGGATCTCCAGCTTCGTCTTCAACCTCGTGCTGTCGGTGATCGTGTTCTTCATGTTCGGCGGGCGTGAGCTGATCCAGCGGCGCGTGGACACCGACGCCGCGGCGACCGACCGCTTCAAGCGCGAGACGACGCCGGCCGGGCAGCCCGTGATCGGCGGCGGCGCAGTCGACATGGCGGTCGAGAACCCGGGGCTGAACCGCGACCGGGTCCTCACGCTCGCCGGCATCCTCACGCTCGTCGGGCTGGCCGTGTCCGGCGTCGAGTGGGACATCGGCTTCATCGCCGTCACCGTCGCGGTCGTGCTCTCGCTGGCCATGCCGCACGCCACCAAGGACGCCGCGAACAAGGTCGCCTGGGCCACCGTGCTGCTGATCTGCGGCATCGTCATGTACGTCTCGCTGCTGGAGGAGATGGGCACGATCGACTGGCTGGGCGAGAAGGTCGCCGACGTCGGAACGCCGCTGCTGGCCGCGTTGCTGATCTGCTTCATCGGCGGCGCCGTGTCCGCGTTCGCCTCGACCACCGGCATCCTCGGCGCGCTGATCCCGCTCGCCGTGCCGTTCCTCGCCCAGGGCGAGATCGGCGCCGTCGGCGTGATCATCGCGCTCTGCATCGCGTCGTCGGTCGTGGACTCCTCGCCGTTCTCGACGTCGGGCGCGCTGGTGGTCGCGAACACCCCGGAGGACCGCCGCGACCGCGTCTACAAGCGGCTGCTCCAGTGGGGCATGAGCATGATCATCATCGCGCCGATCACGGCGTGGGCGATCTTCGTCCTACCGGGCTGGCTGTAG